Proteins from one Dysgonomonas sp. HDW5A genomic window:
- the ureC gene encoding urease subunit alpha, translating to MGLKIDKTKYVGMYGPTTGDKVRLGDTEIIVEIEKDYTVYGEENKFGGGKTIRDGMAQSSVATRDQGVLDMVITNVIIIDHSGIVKADLGIKDGKIVGIGKAGNPDTMDGVAPNMIIGASTEVHGGQGLIATAGAIDTHIHYICPQQVEHALYSGTTTMIGGGTGPADGTNATTVTPGPWHIERMLQALEGLPMNFGLFGKGNSSTEAPLIEQIEAGALGLKLHEDWGTSPATIDTALKVADKYDVQIAIHTDTLNEAGFLEDTMNAINGRVIHTFHTEGAGGGHAPDIIKIAMYPNVLPASTNPTRPYTVNTIDEHLDMLMVCHHLKRTIPEDVSFADSRIRPETIAAEDILHDMGVFSIMSSDSQAMGRISEVTIRTWQTADKMKKQRGPLAEDDGKGNDNFRAKRYVAKYTINPAIAQGISQYVGSIEPGKFADIVLWKPAFFGAKPEIIIKGGMMIAARMGDPSASIPTPQPVMYRNMFGAYGKALNKTCITFVSKVSYDNGTVQGYGLEKTLLPVSGCRNVSKKDLIHNDKTPEITVNPENYEVKVDGVKITCEPVDTVPLGQRYFLF from the coding sequence ATGGGTCTGAAAATAGATAAAACCAAATATGTCGGAATGTATGGTCCGACCACAGGAGACAAAGTGCGCTTGGGCGATACTGAAATAATTGTTGAAATAGAAAAAGACTACACCGTATATGGTGAGGAAAATAAATTCGGTGGTGGTAAAACTATCCGTGACGGAATGGCTCAATCAAGTGTGGCAACACGCGACCAAGGGGTTTTAGATATGGTAATAACCAATGTTATCATCATAGACCACTCAGGCATCGTGAAAGCTGACTTGGGTATCAAAGATGGTAAGATTGTAGGCATAGGTAAAGCAGGAAATCCAGACACTATGGATGGTGTTGCTCCAAATATGATTATTGGTGCTTCGACTGAAGTTCATGGAGGTCAAGGTCTAATTGCTACTGCAGGTGCTATTGATACACATATCCACTACATCTGTCCACAACAAGTAGAACATGCTTTGTATAGCGGTACAACTACAATGATAGGTGGTGGTACAGGTCCGGCTGACGGAACAAACGCAACAACTGTAACTCCGGGACCATGGCACATCGAGCGTATGCTTCAAGCATTGGAAGGTCTGCCTATGAATTTCGGTCTATTCGGAAAAGGTAATTCATCAACCGAAGCTCCACTAATAGAACAAATAGAAGCAGGAGCTTTAGGCTTGAAACTTCACGAAGACTGGGGAACATCTCCTGCAACTATCGATACAGCTTTGAAAGTAGCTGACAAATACGATGTTCAGATAGCTATCCACACAGATACTCTGAATGAAGCAGGATTTTTGGAAGATACGATGAACGCCATCAACGGTCGTGTAATACATACATTCCACACCGAAGGTGCGGGTGGAGGTCACGCTCCTGATATTATCAAGATTGCTATGTATCCTAATGTATTACCTGCATCTACTAATCCTACACGTCCTTATACAGTAAATACAATAGACGAGCATCTTGATATGTTAATGGTTTGTCACCACTTGAAACGTACTATTCCCGAAGATGTATCATTTGCCGATTCACGTATCAGACCCGAAACTATTGCTGCCGAAGATATTCTTCACGACATGGGAGTATTCAGTATCATGAGTTCCGACTCACAAGCAATGGGACGTATCAGCGAAGTAACTATACGTACTTGGCAAACAGCTGATAAGATGAAAAAACAAAGAGGCCCATTAGCTGAAGACGACGGTAAAGGAAATGATAATTTCAGAGCAAAAAGATATGTAGCAAAATACACTATCAATCCGGCTATAGCACAAGGTATTTCTCAATATGTAGGATCAATTGAACCCGGTAAATTTGCCGATATCGTATTATGGAAGCCAGCTTTCTTCGGTGCAAAACCTGAGATTATTATCAAGGGAGGTATGATGATTGCTGCACGTATGGGTGACCCTAGTGCATCTATTCCTACACCTCAACCGGTTATGTATCGTAATATGTTTGGTGCATACGGCAAAGCTCTTAATAAAACATGTATCACTTTCGTATCAAAAGTATCTTACGATAACGGAACTGTACAAGGATATGGTTTAGAAAAAACACTTCTACCTGTTTCAGGATGTAGAAATGTATCTAAGAAAGATCTTATTCATAATGACAAGACACCCGAGATTACAGTAAATCCCGAAAACTACGAAGTAAAAGTAGACGGTGTTAAAATCACTTGTGAACCTGTGGATACAGTTCCATTAGGACAACGTTACTTCCTTTTCTAA
- the ureE gene encoding urease accessory protein UreE: protein MVIEQIIGNLKDIEITNRKVELVQIEWFEANKRIQRRKTKEGTEVAIRFIKEGQRLHQDDVIYMDENKIIAIDILPCDAIEVTPHTMQEMGSVCYEIGNKHLPVFIQNDAVLIPYEEPIFKWLVATGYHTHKVHTKLLNIVNASVQPHSHGHSHGEGSSIFSKIMGLGK from the coding sequence ATGGTAATAGAACAAATCATAGGCAATCTGAAAGATATAGAAATAACAAACCGAAAAGTTGAACTAGTTCAAATTGAATGGTTTGAAGCCAATAAACGCATCCAACGCCGCAAAACAAAGGAAGGAACCGAAGTTGCCATACGATTTATAAAAGAAGGACAACGACTTCATCAGGATGATGTAATTTACATGGATGAAAACAAAATAATAGCAATTGATATATTACCATGCGATGCCATAGAGGTTACACCCCATACAATGCAAGAAATGGGTAGTGTATGCTATGAAATAGGCAATAAGCACTTACCAGTATTTATTCAAAATGACGCAGTACTTATTCCGTACGAAGAACCTATTTTTAAATGGTTAGTAGCAACAGGATACCATACACATAAAGTACACACGAAGCTGCTAAATATAGTTAATGCTAGTGTACAACCACACAGCCATGGACATTCGCATGGAGAAGGAAGTTCTATTTTTTCGAAAATAATGGGATTAGGTAAATAA
- a CDS encoding urease accessory protein UreF, producing the protein MNAYLGKLLHLCDPTLPIGGYSHSNGLETYVQNKIVKDDASTEVFVHNMITNNILYNDASFVKLAYEIALRNDIRELIALDQECAALKAPIEIKQASRKLGIRLLKIFDRQTTSPIIAKYQAAITTQDAEGHYSIMFGLYAALFEIPIYEAIYAFLYNAAVGMVTNAVKLVPLSQLSGQDILYKMQDVIQSTVSQVLILDRSLVGLCNIGFDIRCMEHERLYSRLYMS; encoded by the coding sequence ATGAATGCTTATCTGGGGAAATTACTACACCTATGCGATCCGACCTTACCAATTGGAGGATATTCCCATTCGAACGGATTGGAAACATATGTACAAAACAAAATAGTAAAAGATGATGCCTCTACTGAGGTATTTGTACATAATATGATTACCAATAATATACTATATAATGATGCATCCTTTGTAAAGTTGGCGTATGAAATCGCTTTACGTAATGACATTCGAGAACTTATAGCCCTCGATCAGGAATGTGCAGCATTAAAAGCCCCCATAGAGATAAAACAGGCCAGTCGCAAATTGGGTATAAGGCTTCTGAAAATATTTGACAGGCAAACCACATCACCTATTATAGCAAAATATCAGGCAGCCATTACAACACAAGATGCCGAAGGACATTACTCAATCATGTTTGGATTATATGCCGCATTGTTTGAAATACCTATCTATGAAGCAATATATGCATTCTTATATAATGCAGCAGTAGGAATGGTAACAAATGCAGTCAAACTGGTTCCTCTAAGTCAACTTTCGGGACAAGATATTTTATATAAAATGCAAGATGTTATCCAATCAACAGTATCACAGGTACTAATCCTCGATAGGAGTCTTGTCGGACTATGTAATATTGGATTTGATATCCGCTGTATGGAACATGAGCGGTTGTATTCGAGATTATATATGTCATAG
- the ureG gene encoding urease accessory protein UreG codes for MNKRKYIKVGVAGPVGSGKTALLERLSRKLMHEYSIGVITNDIYTKEDAEFLTKNSQLPQDRIIGVETGGCPHTAIREDASMNLEAVEEMANRFDDIQIIFIESGGDNLSATFSPDLADVTIFVIDVAEGDKIPRKGGPGITRSDLLVINKIDLAPYVLADLGVMERDSKKMRKGAPFVFTNLMTLEGLDTVIAWLKKYALLENIEEPAKLIR; via the coding sequence ATGAACAAGAGAAAATATATAAAAGTAGGCGTAGCAGGTCCGGTTGGATCAGGTAAAACAGCTCTATTAGAACGCCTTTCACGTAAATTAATGCATGAATACAGTATAGGCGTTATTACAAACGATATATACACAAAAGAAGATGCAGAGTTCTTGACAAAAAACAGTCAGCTTCCACAAGACCGTATCATCGGAGTGGAGACCGGAGGATGCCCTCACACTGCCATACGAGAAGATGCCAGTATGAATCTTGAAGCTGTTGAAGAAATGGCAAACCGATTCGATGATATTCAGATCATCTTTATAGAAAGTGGAGGCGATAACCTATCGGCAACTTTTAGTCCTGATCTGGCAGATGTTACCATTTTTGTAATTGACGTAGCCGAAGGTGATAAAATACCAAGAAAAGGTGGTCCCGGAATTACCCGTTCAGACCTTCTTGTTATCAATAAAATCGACTTAGCACCCTATGTACTTGCCGATTTGGGAGTAATGGAACGCGATTCTAAAAAAATGAGAAAAGGTGCTCCTTTTGTATTTACAAATCTTATGACATTAGAAGGCTTAGATACAGTAATTGCATGGCTGAAAAAATATGCATTGCTTGAAAATATCGAAGAACCTGCAAAATTGATTCGATAA
- a CDS encoding urease accessory protein UreD, with product MINKLDLKIGYKEGKTYLKDTYFTRPFRLANVGENRPDPALYLMIMSSSPGILDNDCYDIEIITEPDARLQLQTQSYQRLFKMKDGASQKMVIKLHENSEISYIQHPIVPHEASIFKAHNSVYMDKQSIFTYGEIITCGRKHSGEAFLFKQFQNLTEIYYNNKLIIKDNILIEPALMNIHSMGQLEGYTHQATLMHVNTRNEDISSHAEYIHDLLSEEDNIIYGISQPIGNSIIIRVLGNGGEQLLDLFKKIEKYLWELNTPASHPIEKPLIVIEKIVSSLN from the coding sequence ATGATCAATAAGCTTGATTTAAAAATAGGATACAAAGAAGGGAAAACGTATCTTAAAGATACATACTTTACCCGCCCATTCAGGTTAGCAAACGTTGGAGAAAACAGACCCGATCCGGCTCTTTATCTGATGATTATGAGTTCATCACCGGGTATTCTCGATAACGACTGCTACGATATCGAAATAATTACCGAACCAGATGCCAGACTTCAGCTTCAAACACAGTCCTATCAACGACTCTTTAAGATGAAAGACGGTGCCAGTCAGAAGATGGTTATTAAATTACATGAAAACAGCGAAATAAGTTATATCCAACACCCGATAGTTCCTCACGAAGCATCGATATTTAAAGCTCATAATAGTGTGTATATGGATAAACAAAGCATATTCACTTACGGGGAGATAATTACTTGTGGACGAAAACATTCGGGAGAGGCATTCTTATTTAAGCAATTTCAAAATCTGACTGAAATATACTACAACAACAAACTGATTATAAAAGATAACATACTGATAGAGCCGGCATTGATGAATATACATTCTATGGGACAGCTCGAAGGGTATACACACCAAGCAACTTTAATGCATGTAAACACTCGCAACGAAGACATTAGCAGTCACGCCGAATATATACATGACTTGTTGTCTGAAGAAGATAACATCATTTATGGAATATCTCAACCGATTGGCAATTCTATAATAATTAGAGTTTTAGGAAATGGAGGGGAACAACTTCTTGATTTATTTAAAAAAATCGAAAAGTACTTATGGGAATTAAATACTCCAGCTTCTCACCCTATAGAAAAACCTCTGATCGTAATTGAGAAGATAGTTTCATCTCTAAATTGA
- a CDS encoding porin, whose protein sequence is MKKIILILLSVLLCNYTFAQDTNSEFDSGDTPNQPLISLNKGKYFKNVNMIANMRFALNSNFTNSNFENSKFQMNEFRLEISGKVTDKIGFTFRDRYSNNSSDPNTTDGLKHSIDLANVSYEVSPNFSLTAGKMLSEWGSYELFLNPVYMYTYNDMVQYGDFFLSGVKASWDVVPDQSLTVQIVNSNSRSFEWRYGDTPGVEAARAPLGGTFNWKGNFADSKFSTMWSYSIYNLAKNQHWNLLALGNQLKLPNLTMQYDFKYSTEDLDNTGVVSNILGYNFAHRAQDVKYMEHWVRAEYFFAPRWSTTIMGMTNSNYWDGNPDNSPDKTDRIRTQWGFTAALEYHVYKPYNVKLFAAYVGRYNNFTDYAQNHLNQSNYNTGQILIGIISPLVLF, encoded by the coding sequence ATGAAAAAGATTATTTTAATACTTCTCAGTGTCCTATTGTGCAACTACACATTTGCTCAGGATACAAATTCGGAGTTTGATTCCGGTGACACCCCGAATCAACCTCTTATTTCTTTGAATAAGGGAAAATACTTTAAGAATGTAAATATGATCGCAAATATGCGGTTTGCATTGAATAGTAACTTCACCAATAGTAATTTTGAAAATTCTAAATTTCAGATGAACGAGTTTCGCTTGGAGATTTCAGGAAAAGTTACAGATAAAATTGGTTTTACATTTAGAGACAGATACTCTAATAATTCCAGTGATCCAAATACAACAGACGGATTGAAACACTCTATTGATTTGGCTAATGTTAGCTATGAAGTATCTCCCAACTTCTCGCTTACTGCAGGTAAGATGCTATCGGAATGGGGTAGTTATGAGTTATTCTTGAATCCTGTCTATATGTATACTTACAATGATATGGTACAATACGGAGACTTCTTCTTATCAGGTGTGAAAGCCAGCTGGGATGTTGTTCCCGACCAGAGCCTAACCGTTCAAATTGTAAATTCCAACAGCCGCTCGTTTGAATGGCGTTATGGAGATACTCCTGGAGTTGAGGCTGCCAGAGCTCCTTTAGGAGGAACTTTTAACTGGAAAGGTAACTTTGCCGACAGCAAGTTCAGTACAATGTGGAGTTATAGTATATATAACTTAGCAAAAAATCAACATTGGAATCTACTAGCATTAGGTAACCAACTTAAGTTACCAAACTTGACGATGCAATATGATTTCAAATACAGTACCGAAGATTTAGATAATACGGGAGTTGTAAGTAATATACTAGGATATAATTTTGCCCACAGAGCGCAAGATGTAAAATATATGGAACATTGGGTGAGAGCCGAATATTTCTTCGCTCCAAGATGGAGTACTACGATTATGGGTATGACAAATTCCAATTATTGGGATGGAAACCCTGATAACAGTCCCGATAAGACCGATCGCATCAGAACTCAATGGGGTTTTACTGCAGCTCTTGAATACCACGTATATAAGCCCTATAATGTAAAACTTTTTGCAGCCTATGTAGGGCGTTATAATAATTTCACTGATTATGCTCAGAATCATCTTAACCAATCGAATTATAATACCGGACAGATACTTATCGGAATTATAAGTCCGCTTGTTTTATTCTAG
- a CDS encoding urea transporter, whose translation MKTDKVYFWDPYLKGIGQIMLQNNALTGLLFLIGILINSPLMAVAAVVAVLVGTLTAKVLKFNEDNINSGLYGFNATLVGVALIAFFEPTITIWISIIVLSAVSTLIMNFCLEKKIPVFTFPFIVLTWISLYVFHSVAPIPDAAPDYLEELIHYHPFSLLDYGLGFGEVIFQGSLISGVIFFIAVYMSSPTAALYGLFGALFGVIVAILLKDRIEDVKLGMFSFNAVLCAIVFSGPKKINGLYVVIAVLLSGITEEIMLRLDLPVLTFPFVMGTWLTLVIKDVLVKRFYPSTNIE comes from the coding sequence ATGAAAACTGATAAAGTATATTTCTGGGATCCCTACCTTAAAGGTATAGGACAAATTATGCTACAAAATAATGCGCTTACCGGTTTACTATTTCTTATCGGTATTCTTATAAACTCGCCTTTAATGGCGGTTGCGGCAGTAGTTGCTGTTTTAGTAGGAACATTAACTGCTAAAGTTCTAAAATTTAATGAAGATAATATCAACTCGGGGCTTTATGGCTTTAATGCTACACTTGTGGGCGTCGCACTCATTGCATTTTTTGAACCAACCATAACTATTTGGATTTCAATTATTGTATTATCTGCTGTAAGTACGCTCATCATGAACTTCTGTCTGGAGAAGAAAATTCCGGTATTTACCTTTCCTTTTATAGTTCTAACCTGGATATCATTATACGTATTCCATAGTGTAGCACCTATCCCTGATGCTGCTCCTGACTATCTAGAAGAGCTTATTCATTACCATCCATTCTCTCTTCTCGACTATGGTCTAGGGTTTGGTGAAGTTATTTTTCAAGGCAGTCTTATATCCGGAGTAATATTCTTTATTGCTGTATATATGAGTTCTCCTACTGCTGCATTATATGGATTATTTGGTGCTTTATTTGGAGTTATAGTAGCCATTTTACTAAAAGATCGTATCGAAGACGTAAAACTGGGGATGTTTAGTTTCAATGCAGTATTATGTGCAATAGTATTCTCAGGACCAAAGAAAATTAACGGACTCTATGTCGTTATTGCCGTCCTGCTATCGGGTATAACCGAAGAAATTATGCTACGTCTCGACTTGCCTGTACTTACTTTTCCATTTGTAATGGGTACTTGGCTAACTCTGGTTATTAAAGACGTATTAGTAAAAAGATTTTATCCTTCTACCAATATAGAATAA
- a CDS encoding alginate lyase family protein → MKVKYYIELLFVCVSSLAFLSCSNTIDWANKTEVILHHDILKNAEWAMSENPQTITDFRCDRSVGGIHDFYSEGDYWWPNSADPDGPYIRKDGQTNPDNFVAHRLAMIRFNKIVGALASAYLVTGDEKYVKQAFVHINAWFTDSLTRMNPNLLYAQAIKGVTTGRGIGIIDTIHLMEVAQGIICMENAACVDKENLRAIKNWFSEYTNWMTTHENGIDEMNAQNNHGACWVMQLAAFAKLTEDKDKLELCRTRYKNILLPQQMAEDGSFPQEIARTKPYGYSLFNLDVMTTICQILSTSDDNLWEYTTSEGVNMKKGIDFMYPYIKDKTSWTYPQDVMYWDNWPVAQPSLLFAAKAYNDETYFDLWKSLDHSPAVEEVERNLPVRNPLIWLK, encoded by the coding sequence ATGAAAGTAAAATACTATATAGAATTGTTATTTGTATGTGTCTCATCTTTAGCTTTTTTATCTTGTTCAAATACTATCGACTGGGCGAATAAAACGGAGGTGATACTTCATCATGACATTTTAAAGAATGCAGAATGGGCAATGTCTGAGAATCCTCAAACAATCACAGATTTTAGATGTGACAGGAGTGTAGGAGGTATACATGATTTTTATTCCGAAGGCGATTATTGGTGGCCTAACTCTGCAGATCCCGATGGTCCTTATATTCGGAAAGATGGGCAGACTAACCCCGATAACTTTGTGGCTCACCGATTGGCAATGATTCGTTTCAATAAGATAGTAGGAGCTTTGGCCTCTGCATATTTAGTAACAGGAGACGAAAAGTATGTAAAGCAAGCTTTTGTGCACATAAATGCATGGTTTACCGATTCTTTAACTCGAATGAATCCTAATTTATTGTATGCACAAGCCATTAAGGGAGTTACCACCGGAAGAGGAATTGGAATTATTGATACCATTCATTTGATGGAAGTTGCACAAGGTATTATCTGTATGGAGAATGCTGCTTGTGTAGATAAAGAAAATCTCAGAGCAATCAAAAACTGGTTTTCGGAATATACAAATTGGATGACTACTCATGAGAATGGTATTGATGAGATGAATGCACAAAATAATCATGGGGCTTGTTGGGTAATGCAATTGGCTGCTTTTGCTAAATTGACCGAAGATAAAGATAAACTAGAACTTTGCAGAACACGATATAAGAATATATTACTACCGCAACAAATGGCGGAAGATGGCAGTTTTCCACAGGAAATAGCCCGAACAAAGCCTTACGGATATTCCTTGTTCAATTTGGATGTAATGACGACTATATGTCAAATATTATCTACATCCGATGACAATTTATGGGAATACACTACCTCTGAAGGGGTAAATATGAAAAAGGGCATTGATTTTATGTATCCATATATCAAAGACAAAACTAGCTGGACTTATCCTCAGGATGTGATGTATTGGGATAATTGGCCGGTAGCACAGCCATCATTGTTGTTTGCGGCAAAAGCTTATAATGACGAAACTTATTTTGATTTGTGGAAATCTTTAGACCACAGCCCTGCTGTTGAAGAAGTAGAGAGGAATCTTCCTGTGAGAAATCCTCTGATTTGGCTTAAATAA